The genomic DNA ATCTCCGATGGGGCAATCAGAGTTCAACCTTTTTTACCATGTATCTTGGTGATTCAGGTGGTCCTGTGATTCTTGGTGTACCAAGCATTCCTGTCTTCTTGAGCCTTATCATCATATGGGTTTTCATTTTTCTGATTTTATACAAAGGTGTTCACCGTATTGGAAAAATAGTATTACTCACTGTACCACTCCCATGGATACTACTTGGTATACTCACTATCCGCGGACTAACTCTCCCCGGTGCTATTGATGGACTCAACTATTATCTTATTCCTGATTTTTCACGACTTGGAGATCCTTCGGTTTGGCTTGCCGCTTATGCACAAGTATTTTTTTCCCTTAGCCTTGCTCAAGGAATTATGATCACCTATGCAAGTTTTCTGAAAAAAAATCAGACATCACCAATAATGCTTGTATTGTTGCACTTGCTGATGCGGGAACTTCTTTTATCGCTGGTTTTGCCGTCTTTAGCATTGTTGGATACCTTGCGTTCTCACAAGGAACCACAATTGATGCATTAAGTAACAATCTTGCTGGCCCAAATCTCACCTTTATCACCTATCCTACTGCTATTTCGTTGTTCCCAGTTGCTGCAGCGTTCTTTGGTTTTATCTTTTATCTCGCACTTCTGAGTTTTGGCATTGATTCAGCATTTTCTATGCTCGAACCCTCAATATCTGCAGTTAGTACCAAATGGAGATTATCAAAAGCAAAGAGTACTGCTCTTCTTTGCTTGTTTGGTTTCTGTGCAAGCCTACTTTTTATCACCAGCAGTGGAATCCATTGGCTCAAACTTGTTGATCATTTCATAGCACATTTTGGTTTAGTTCTTGTTGGTCTTCTTGAATGTGCTATTGTTGGATGGATGTACAAGATTTCAACACTCCGTAACCATGCCAATACAACATCTGAACTACAGCTTGGATGCTGGTGGGATATTCTCATCTGCTATATTATTCCAGGTATTCTCATTATTCTTCTTATTAGTGCATTGGTCACTGAGATTATTAATCCTTATGAGTCCTGCCCGTGGTGGGTGCTTATGTTAGGGGGCGTTTTTCCACTTTTTGGAAGCGGTATTCTTGCAGTACTTTTTTCAAAGATAACAAAAACCAAAAAACGAGGTGAAGCAGTATCGGCCTAGAACTTTCAGCAATTATTATGCTTGTTTTTGGATCTCTTGTTATCTACGGCGGTCTTATATATTGTATTTATAGAGCATTGCAAAGCTACAAAAGAACCAAATAAAAAAACCGAAACATTTTTTTGAAAATATGGTTGGTAAACTATAAGTATTTCTTGAAGTATTGCCTCTCCTGTTTTTCATATGGCCCGAATAGTGTAGCCTGGTAACATACGGGACTGTGGATCCCTTGTGCCGGGTTCAAATCCCGGTTCGGGCCCTTTACGTTCAAACTTTACATGAAAAAGAAACGGGAGGAAGGTAGGGGGAAAATATGAAGAAAAAAATATTTTTTCCCTTCCTCACCATATACTGCTCTTCTGTTAAACCTATATAAAGATTTGTTGGCAATATTCCAAAATGATGATATAGCATCAGGGGTAGTACTAATATACGTTCATGATTTGGAATCCTCATCTTTAAATCTCATTTTTTATCCATAGAATAAATGACTAGGCCAGAAAGCATCTTTGGCAGGAAATATGTTGACTTCTGTGGCATATGCTCGCTAGCATCAGCAATTGCTTGAAGCTGTTCGATTTTTGTTGCATTGATCAGAAATGAAAGATCGAATCTGCCTTTATCGACAAGATCGACAGCTTCACTGTTTGATCGGGTGTATTTTACATGATCTTCAAGGTTGCGCTCAGTAATACCCATGGTTTTTTCTAAGACAACCTTATGTAAAATTGAGACATCAAGAGTTCTCCAGGTTTTTGAATGATCAGCAGCAAGTGTGTCCATAATTGCTTCTGATTTCAAGGTAAGTATATAGTATTTCTTTTTATGATATAACGCGAATTTATGTTCTCTTTCTGTTTTAATACTTTTCATAATAGTATCGCCAAGTTCCGAAGCATTTTTTTCTGCATCAACTGTTTTTTCTTCAACGACAAAAAAAGGTTCAAGTTTTTTTAACAAGGTTTGCAAATTAAAATTTGGCATTTTTATCAGCCGGTGGGTTGGAAGAATCGCAAGCCCATCATCATACATATTTGCAAGGACAACCATCTGGTAATTAAACGGTGCATCCGGCGAGGTATTTTTTGTTTTTTCTTTTTGCTCTTGTGCATAATTAAGTGCTGTTTGATATCGATGATGCCCATCAGCAATATACAGTGGTTCTTTTTTTAATTTTTCAACGATCTTTTGAATTATTTTTTCATCTTCGATTCGCCAAAGCTTATGATGAAAACCATCATAACCATGAACATTGATGAATGGTTTATTTTTATGAATATTTTCATCAATTAATTTTCGGATATCGTCTTTTTTGTCGATATAGAGAAGTTCTATTGGTTCGAGATGAGCATTACAGGCACGCATGAGCTGTAATCGATCTGCTTTTGGTTTTGACAAGGTTTTTTCATGTGCTTTGACTAGCGTATATGTCGGATCAAGTTTGAGAATGACGAAAAAACCATTGAATGTTTTGGTTTCATCAGCGACATCAAACGTTATTTTATATGGATATATCGCAGGTTTATCGGATTGAATAAAGACACCATCATGTTGCCATTTTGCAAAAAGCTGTTGAGCACGAGTATATCGATTATTGGTTTCGGTGTCATCGGGAAATTGTTTTCCAAGGATGATCTTAACATAATTGTACGGATTTTTTTCATATAATTTTATTTGCATCTCCTCAGAAATGATATCATATGGTGGTGACATGACGTCGTCGAGATTTTTCACTTTTTCTTTATTGTATAGTATTGCTCTAAATGGTGCTATTTCAACCATAACATCCTGTTCTCCAAATCTTTTTTGTTCGGGGGTATCAATTCATTCATTAAAAATTTTGTTAACACACCAGAGACAAGATATTTCTTGCAGAGAGAAATCTTATAAACCCTGTATCTGATAAGAGGTTTTGAGGAGAATATGAAATATCGAGATTTAATTACCGTGTTTACCAGTATCGGTTTTTTTCTTACTCTTGGTTATGCCGCTGGAGTCAATCACTTATTCTGGTTTTTACCAGTAATTCTTGGTGTTCTTTTAGTGCTTATCTATCTAAAACTATGGAGGTAATAAAAAAAGATATTTTTTTAGTTATGTTGTTTTTTGTTTTTTATGGTTTTTGTTTCTGAGGGGATGCTGTTTTCGTGGAGACATGCAGGACATATCCCACTTTGCGCAGTCCAGTAATCCACACCGATACGGCCGAACCTGGATCGACACTGGTCACAAATCATAATTTTCTCCTAATGCTCTTATTTATTTTTTTGTTTTATATCTTTTATTGTACAACTGTGGTCGGATTGTACCACGTCTTTCTCCCCAAATCTTTAAATCTCATATGACGTTCGAAGGTTTCGATGGATACACCAAGCCTGCAAAACAGTCTCTTAGAGGTGCTCCACACCTATACTTTATGTGATGCATGCCTAGGGAGACAATTTAAAAACCAATATCGTGGAAAAACAAACGCTGAAAAAGGAATTGAACTGCGAAAAATGATACACTATACAAAAACAACCTCACCAGAAAACTGCTGGCTTTGTCATGGACTCATCTTAGAAATACCTCACTTTGTAGGATTGGTACAAGATGCCTTACAAGATTATGAATACACTACATTTCTTATCGGAACAAAAATTGATGAAGACATCCAACGGCGAGAAGAAGAAATTTTTAATACTTTTCCGTTTGTCGATCAAGAACCGATAAAAATGGAACTCAACCGAGAAATCGGAAAAAAACTTGAACTAAAACTCAACAAAATCGTTGATTTCAAAGATCCAGATATCACCGTAATTCTTGATACTGTGTTTTATTCTATTTCCCTTCAAATTACTTCAATATATTTTTACGGAAGATATAAAAAATTTGAACGAGGAATACCACAAACACGATGGCCTTGCAGAGTCTGCCAAGGTATCGGATGCAGACGTTGTCAGTATACAGGAAAAATGTATCAAACTAGCGTCGAAGAACTCATATCAGCTCCAATTCTTCAGAAGACGCAGGGTACTGATACTGCTTTTCATGGTAGCGGACGTGAAGATATCGACGCGCTCATGCTTGGCAACGGCCGCCCGTTTATTCTTGAAATAAAAAACCCAAAAATTCGGACGATATCACTCAGTATTCTCGAACAAGAAATAAATTCAGCCAATAAAAATCATCTTGAAATCAGTGATTTACGCTACTCTGATAAACAGGAAATTATACGTCTCAAAGATGCCGAATTCCAGAAAACATACCAGATTGTAATCCAGGGAGCTCAACCTTTTTCAAAAGAAAAACTTATAAAAGTGACTGGTTTATTACAGGGCACTACAATTAAACAGTTTACACCAACCAGAGTGGCTCATCGACGAGCCCATAAGGTTAGAGAAAAAAAGATATATACCTGCAGTGTTGACTCGGTAGAGGGCGTCATAGCCCGGTTGACGATAACCGCAGAATCCGGAACCTATATCAAAGAACTTGTATCCGGTGATAACGGTCAAACCCAACCAAATATCAGCGACTTGCTTGGTATCCCCTGCATCGTCAAAGAATTGAACGTTGTAGAAGTTAAGGGGGAGTAGAACGATATGGTAGTAAGATCAAAAGGACTGAGAAGTAAAAGTAGACATAAACTCCAAAAAAAATCGCGAGATCAAGGAGTAGCATCAATCACTCGAGCCTTACAAGAATTTGCTCCTGGAGATCGAGTAAGTGTTGATATTGATCCTTCGGTCCATAAGGGTATGCCTCATCATCGATTCCAAGGATATACTGGCCGTATCGAAGGGCAGCAAGGAGATGCATACCTTGTTGGAATAACCGTTGGAAAAAAACATAAGACCTTGCTTGTTCGACCAGAACATCTCGGGAGAGTACCATAAAATGACGCCGGACGACATCAATAAATATGTTTCTCTTGCTGAAGTTAAGGCTATTCTTAAAAAGATTGAGTCAGAACGAAGAGATCTCATCTATGAACAGCGCATTGCGTTAGAACATGCTGAAAAATTTGTTCAATTGTCAGTGAAGCAAACAAAAGATTTAATCAAAGAGTTCCGTTCACTTGGGAAAATCGAAGAGGTCCATGCCTATAAAATCGCAGATCTTTTACCAAAAACTGTTGAAGATGTGAAAGCAATTTTTGCAAAAGATCGATATACGCCAAACGAAGCTGAATGTAAGAAAATTATTGATATTGTAAAAAAATATATTTCAGAAGCATAAAAAGTTGGGGAGGCCTACCATGGAGGATTATGTATATATTTTGGATTATTTGCCAAAAGGAAGACCTGATGTTCCACCGTTTAAACGAAAACCTGTAGTCTACGGCATCGGAGAAAATCAATTTACGTTCCTGGAATTAATCCCAAAACGAGATGCAACTTTTACTGTCGGTGAGCGGGTATACGTTGGCAAAGATCCGGTTCTTCGAACAAAAATTGAAAAAATCAAAGGACGAGTAGATTACGAAGGTTTACCGAGTTCAGCCCATGGCGAACTTCCTTATGTTATTCTAGATATTGTTCATCACTCAGAGGAACGATTTGTTAAATTTTTCAACGAAGCAGCTGCAATTTCAACCCGTTTTCATGTCCTCGAGCTTTTGCCTGGTCTTGGAAAAAAAATGATGCTTGAAATTCTTGAAGAGCGAAAAAAGAAACCATTTACTTCCTTTCAAGAAATGCAGGAACGTATTGATTTTCTTCGGTCTCCTGATAAGCTGATTGCAAAACGGATTGAACTTGAACTAACCGATCCAACACAGAAATATCGTATTTTTACCCGTCCTCCTTTATCAAAGGGGGATCAATACCATCAAGGATAGCTATGTTGTTTTATGGTTCGACGAAAACTTGGACAGCATTTTCTTGTTGATCATAACGTTGTTCAGCGAGAACTAGACTATGCAACGCTTTCATCAAGGGATTGTGTGCTTGAAATAGGTGCTGGTCGCGGGGCCTTAACCTATGCACTTGCTCAGCAGGCAGGATCAGTAATTGCTGTTGAGATTGATCCGATTCTCGTTTTAGAATTACAGAAAAATCTTCCTTCTAACGTACAACTTATCCAGAACGATATTCTAAAGCTTGATTTATCAACACTTCCACGTTTTAATAAGATTGTTGCAAATCTTCCGTTTCACATTTCATCACCGTTTACCTTTAAAATTATTAAATACCCTTTTGAAAAAGCTATTCTTATTTATCAAAAAGATTTTGCACAACGTATGGTTGCGCATCCCGGTACAAAAGAGTATTCTCGACTTACTGTAGGAGTATATTATGCCTCCTTATGTCGAATTCTTGAGGATGTACCTAAGCGGTGTTTTTCGCCACAACCTAAAGTAGACTGTTGTATTGTTGAACTTGTTCCTCGAAAAAAACCTGCTTTTTCCCTCAAAAACGAAGCCTTTTTCTTTGAGTTAACTCGGCAGCTGTTTTCGTATCGACGGAAAAAAATAAAAACAATTCTTGAGCAGAACTATTGTTTTACTCCAAACGTTGCGTTT from Candidatus Thermoplasmatota archaeon includes the following:
- a CDS encoding MetS family NSS transporter small subunit encodes the protein MMLVFGSLVIYGGLIYCIYRALQSYKRTK
- a CDS encoding DUF1015 domain-containing protein, which produces MVEIAPFRAILYNKEKVKNLDDVMSPPYDIISEEMQIKLYEKNPYNYVKIILGKQFPDDTETNNRYTRAQQLFAKWQHDGVFIQSDKPAIYPYKITFDVADETKTFNGFFVILKLDPTYTLVKAHEKTLSKPKADRLQLMRACNAHLEPIELLYIDKKDDIRKLIDENIHKNKPFINVHGYDGFHHKLWRIEDEKIIQKIVEKLKKEPLYIADGHHRYQTALNYAQEQKEKTKNTSPDAPFNYQMVVLANMYDDGLAILPTHRLIKMPNFNLQTLLKKLEPFFVVEEKTVDAEKNASELGDTIMKSIKTEREHKFALYHKKKYYILTLKSEAIMDTLAADHSKTWRTLDVSILHKVVLEKTMGITERNLEDHVKYTRSNSEAVDLVDKGRFDLSFLINATKIEQLQAIADASEHMPQKSTYFLPKMLSGLVIYSMDKK
- a CDS encoding tRNA pseudouridine(54/55) synthase Pus10, which encodes MDTPSLQNSLLEVLHTYTLCDACLGRQFKNQYRGKTNAEKGIELRKMIHYTKTTSPENCWLCHGLILEIPHFVGLVQDALQDYEYTTFLIGTKIDEDIQRREEEIFNTFPFVDQEPIKMELNREIGKKLELKLNKIVDFKDPDITVILDTVFYSISLQITSIYFYGRYKKFERGIPQTRWPCRVCQGIGCRRCQYTGKMYQTSVEELISAPILQKTQGTDTAFHGSGREDIDALMLGNGRPFILEIKNPKIRTISLSILEQEINSANKNHLEISDLRYSDKQEIIRLKDAEFQKTYQIVIQGAQPFSKEKLIKVTGLLQGTTIKQFTPTRVAHRRAHKVREKKIYTCSVDSVEGVIARLTITAESGTYIKELVSGDNGQTQPNISDLLGIPCIVKELNVVEVKGE
- a CDS encoding 50S ribosomal protein L21e; protein product: MVVRSKGLRSKSRHKLQKKSRDQGVASITRALQEFAPGDRVSVDIDPSVHKGMPHHRFQGYTGRIEGQQGDAYLVGITVGKKHKTLLVRPEHLGRVP
- a CDS encoding RNA polymerase Rpb4 family protein, with the translated sequence MTPDDINKYVSLAEVKAILKKIESERRDLIYEQRIALEHAEKFVQLSVKQTKDLIKEFRSLGKIEEVHAYKIADLLPKTVEDVKAIFAKDRYTPNEAECKKIIDIVKKYISEA
- a CDS encoding DUF655 domain-containing protein, which produces MEDYVYILDYLPKGRPDVPPFKRKPVVYGIGENQFTFLELIPKRDATFTVGERVYVGKDPVLRTKIEKIKGRVDYEGLPSSAHGELPYVILDIVHHSEERFVKFFNEAAAISTRFHVLELLPGLGKKMMLEILEERKKKPFTSFQEMQERIDFLRSPDKLIAKRIELELTDPTQKYRIFTRPPLSKGDQYHQG
- the rsmA gene encoding 16S rRNA (adenine(1518)-N(6)/adenine(1519)-N(6))-dimethyltransferase RsmA; this encodes MVRRKLGQHFLVDHNVVQRELDYATLSSRDCVLEIGAGRGALTYALAQQAGSVIAVEIDPILVLELQKNLPSNVQLIQNDILKLDLSTLPRFNKIVANLPFHISSPFTFKIIKYPFEKAILIYQKDFAQRMVAHPGTKEYSRLTVGVYYASLCRILEDVPKRCFSPQPKVDCCIVELVPRKKPAFSLKNEAFFFELTRQLFSYRRKKIKTILEQNYCFTPNVAFLDERVENITPEQIAELSDILWDVQFKNK